In Alkalimarinus alittae, the DNA window TTTCTTTGGGCAAGCAGTCGAGCGCTTCAGATCCTTGGTTAAACATAACTGTTACCATAGTGTCTGCCACTAATTGTGGGTCATCAATAGGTCTGTTTTTGAGCTCGCCAGCTCTTCTTAAGTCTTCTGATAGCTCGGTGGCGAAGTGGTTTATTTCTGCTTTGATAGCGGTTCTAAATTGAATTGAAAGCCCTGTTCTTTCTCTTAAAAGTAAGCGGAAGTGGCTAGGGTTGGATGCCAAATACTCCATAAAGGTATCAACGGAGGTGCTAATCGCGCTACCATTTTTCTCTATACGCTTGCGTGCCTGTCTCATTAGTTGTCTTAATGCGAGGCCTGCTTCATCGACTAGCGCTAGCCCAAGCTCATCAAGCTCATTAAAATGTCTATAAAATGATGTAGGCGCAATCCCTGCTTCGCGAGCGACCTCTCTTAAACTCAAATTCGCAAAACCTCTATCAGCGGTTAACTGATTTAGAGCGGCATCCATTAATGCTCTGCGAGTTTTCTGTTTTTGTTCGGCTCTTACAGACACTGCTTTTCCTCTGTCGTTAAACGGTCGTCTAATAGTTAATAGAAGTTGCTGACATAAAACGAATGTTCATCATACAGATAATTTAGATTTATTGGCACTATATTAAGACCTTTTAGTGCTATGAACAGTCTTATAATTACTGTGTAAATGTCATGGGTGTTAGGTCAGGGGGTATTTGTTCGATATGACAGATGTAGTTTTTGCGCAAACTGATTAAATATATTAACCCACTCAGCTGAAAACTGGGTACCAGAATAACGGTTTATCTCTAGTACGGCCCTTATAAAGGGGCGTTTAACCATTTCTATGTGCGCCCTTTCATTC includes these proteins:
- the fabR gene encoding HTH-type transcriptional repressor FabR, translating into MSVRAEQKQKTRRALMDAALNQLTADRGFANLSLREVAREAGIAPTSFYRHFNELDELGLALVDEAGLALRQLMRQARKRIEKNGSAISTSVDTFMEYLASNPSHFRLLLRERTGLSIQFRTAIKAEINHFATELSEDLRRAGELKNRPIDDPQLVADTMVTVMFNQGSEALDCLPKEKADLKDRLKKELRMILRGAEIVTTENREAGRTS